A genomic region of Janthinobacterium lividum contains the following coding sequences:
- the corA gene encoding magnesium/cobalt transporter CorA encodes MLINCVAYQDGKKLADLPIDDISDYVERPDCFVWVALLDATPDELKQMQHEFCLHELAVEDAQRGHQRPKIEEYGDSLFAVVKTVEMVENELVLGEVDIFVGANYVLSSRSNSSQGFLGVRARAEREPHLLRQGSAFVLYALMDAVVDRYFPVLDALESELELIEDRIFDRGTERDNIERLYQLKRKVMVLRHVVAPLMEAVGKLHGGRVPPLCHDTQEYFRDVHDHLARINGTLDTIRDTISTAIQVNLSMVAIDESEVNKQLAAWAAIFAVFTAFAGIWGMNFKFMPELDWHYGYPAAVAVMSCVCGYMYYLFKRSGWL; translated from the coding sequence ATGCTCATAAACTGCGTGGCCTACCAGGATGGCAAAAAACTGGCCGACTTGCCGATCGACGACATCAGCGACTACGTCGAGCGCCCCGATTGCTTCGTCTGGGTAGCCCTGCTCGACGCTACGCCGGACGAGCTGAAACAGATGCAGCACGAGTTTTGCCTGCATGAACTGGCGGTGGAAGACGCGCAACGGGGTCACCAGCGCCCGAAGATCGAGGAATATGGCGATTCCCTGTTTGCCGTCGTGAAAACCGTGGAAATGGTCGAGAACGAACTGGTGTTGGGCGAAGTCGACATTTTCGTGGGCGCCAATTACGTGCTTTCGTCGCGCAGCAACAGCTCGCAAGGGTTCCTTGGCGTCCGTGCGCGCGCCGAGCGTGAACCGCACTTGCTGCGTCAGGGCTCCGCCTTTGTGCTGTATGCGCTGATGGACGCCGTCGTCGACCGTTACTTTCCCGTGCTCGACGCGCTGGAATCGGAACTGGAACTGATCGAGGACCGCATCTTCGACCGTGGCACCGAGCGCGACAATATCGAACGCCTGTATCAATTGAAGCGCAAGGTCATGGTCTTGCGCCACGTGGTGGCGCCCCTGATGGAAGCCGTGGGCAAGCTGCACGGCGGGCGCGTGCCGCCCCTGTGCCACGATACCCAGGAGTATTTCCGTGACGTGCATGACCATCTGGCACGCATCAACGGCACGCTCGACACGATCCGCGACACGATCAGCACGGCGATCCAGGTGAATCTGTCGATGGTGGCCATCGACGAGAGCGAAGTGAACAAGCAATTGGCGGCCTGGGCCGCTATTTTCGCCGTGTTCACGGCGTTTGCCGGCATCTGGGGCATGAACTTCAAGTTCATGCCGGAGCTGGACTGGCATTATGGCTACCCGGCCGCCGTGGCAGTGATGAGCTGTGTCTGCGGTTATATGTATTACTTGTTCAAGCGTTCCGGCTGGCTATAA
- the glnL gene encoding nitrogen regulation protein NR(II), whose amino-acid sequence MTPDNHSSRPAHLAGLDLLASAVILLDGDGRISYANAAAENLLESSLKALSRQKLTALFLNPDELSGICAQALEHKFSDLRQDLSLERLGREPLRVHSIISALDAPRDGVLIELRENVQQLKLDREERILDQSQVNKELIRNLAHEIKNPLGGIRGAAQLLELELPALHLSELREYTQVIIKEADRLQTLVDRLLAPHRRPHIVGDVNIHEVCERVRSLILAEFPSGLTISRDYDASIPEFRGDKEQLIQTVLNIAHNAAQALAERIEAGDAELIFKTRVARQVTLAKVRYGLALDLHIIDNGPGIAPQIRDRIFYPLVSGREGGSGLGLTLAQTFVQQHLGVIECESRPGYTDFRIVLPLP is encoded by the coding sequence ATGACACCAGACAACCATTCCAGCCGTCCCGCCCACCTGGCCGGCCTTGATTTGCTCGCTTCAGCCGTGATCCTGCTCGATGGCGACGGCCGCATCAGCTATGCCAACGCGGCGGCGGAAAACCTGCTGGAAAGCTCATTGAAAGCCCTGTCGCGGCAAAAGCTGACGGCGCTGTTCCTCAATCCCGACGAGCTGTCCGGTATTTGCGCGCAGGCGCTCGAACATAAATTTTCCGACTTGCGGCAGGACCTGAGCCTGGAACGCCTGGGGCGCGAACCGCTGCGCGTGCACAGCATCATCAGCGCGCTCGACGCGCCGCGCGACGGCGTGCTGATCGAGCTGCGCGAAAACGTGCAGCAGCTAAAGCTCGACCGCGAGGAGCGCATCCTCGACCAGAGCCAGGTCAACAAGGAGCTGATCCGCAACCTGGCGCATGAAATCAAGAACCCGCTGGGAGGCATCCGCGGCGCGGCCCAGCTGCTGGAGCTGGAATTGCCGGCCCTGCACCTGAGCGAGCTGCGCGAATACACGCAAGTCATCATCAAGGAAGCGGACCGCCTGCAAACCCTGGTCGACCGCCTGCTGGCGCCGCACCGCCGCCCGCATATCGTGGGCGACGTGAATATCCACGAAGTGTGCGAGCGCGTGCGCAGCCTGATCCTGGCCGAATTTCCCAGTGGCTTGACTATTTCGCGCGATTACGATGCCTCGATCCCCGAGTTTCGCGGCGACAAGGAACAATTGATACAAACCGTGCTCAACATCGCGCACAACGCGGCGCAAGCCCTGGCCGAGCGCATCGAGGCGGGCGATGCGGAGCTGATTTTCAAGACGCGCGTGGCGCGCCAGGTGACCTTGGCCAAGGTCCGTTACGGCCTGGCATTAGACTTGCATATCATTGACAATGGACCGGGCATCGCACCCCAGATCCGCGACCGGATTTTCTACCCGCTGGTGTCGGGCAGGGAAGGCGGCAGCGGGTTGGGACTGACCTTGGCGCAAACCTTCGTGCAACAGCACCTGGGCGTGATCGAGTGCGAAAGCCGGCCTGGATACACCGATTTCAGGATCGTTCTACCCTTGCCATAA
- a CDS encoding GAF domain-containing sensor histidine kinase gives MSIPLFDVNSQEPLFDAEQRRTLAEAALRSITASTAHARGDDFLRILVKDLAEALDVRYVIAGRLVRLDDGSEGIRTLALWGGDGYQPNIEYSLQHTPCQDVTCQSMCFHGSDIQRRFPFDSLLVDMRAESYVGMPLIDTDGKTLGILSAIDTRPIDENKRLLALLLLSIFSARGAAELQHQERTQQLEEIVRVRTESLLAAQANLIEQEQMAALGSLVAGVSHEVNTPIGVALTAASSMGSYADQLVQLLGGAKVSRAELIDIAESLKGAAALVERNLARAADLIGNFKQLAVDQVSEYVADLALHDYVHGLVSAHSPELRKAALGVELDIAPDCQVRLAAGKLSQILSNLLMNSARHGYPQGGPGRITIRARIEADGDDAPARWLLLDFSDDGIGLAPAVREHMFEPFFTTKRGQGGSGLGMHIVYTIVQQLGGQVCAIDSTPGCHIQIRLPLAG, from the coding sequence ATGAGTATTCCGTTGTTTGATGTGAATTCGCAAGAACCCCTGTTCGATGCCGAGCAGCGGCGCACCTTGGCGGAAGCTGCGCTGCGCTCGATTACCGCCTCGACGGCGCATGCCCGTGGCGACGACTTCCTGCGCATCCTCGTCAAGGACCTGGCCGAAGCGCTCGACGTGCGCTATGTGATCGCCGGGCGGCTGGTGCGCCTGGACGACGGCAGCGAAGGCATCCGCACCCTCGCCCTGTGGGGCGGCGACGGCTACCAGCCGAATATCGAATACAGCCTGCAGCACACGCCTTGCCAGGACGTGACTTGCCAGAGCATGTGTTTTCATGGCAGCGACATCCAGCGTCGCTTTCCATTCGATAGCCTCCTCGTCGACATGCGGGCGGAAAGCTATGTCGGCATGCCGCTGATCGATACCGATGGCAAGACCCTGGGCATCCTGTCGGCCATCGACACGCGGCCCATCGATGAAAACAAGCGCTTGCTGGCGCTGCTGCTGCTGTCGATCTTCTCGGCGCGCGGCGCGGCCGAGCTGCAGCACCAGGAGCGCACCCAGCAGCTGGAAGAAATCGTGCGCGTGCGCACCGAGTCGCTGCTGGCGGCGCAAGCGAACCTGATCGAGCAGGAACAGATGGCGGCGCTCGGTTCGCTGGTGGCCGGCGTCTCGCATGAAGTCAACACGCCCATCGGCGTGGCGCTGACGGCGGCGTCGAGCATGGGCAGCTATGCCGACCAGCTGGTACAGCTGCTGGGCGGCGCCAAGGTCAGCCGGGCCGAACTGATTGACATTGCCGAATCCTTGAAAGGCGCGGCCGCCCTGGTCGAGCGCAACCTGGCGCGCGCTGCCGACCTGATCGGCAATTTCAAGCAGCTGGCAGTGGACCAGGTCAGCGAATACGTGGCCGACCTGGCCCTGCACGACTATGTGCACGGCCTGGTATCGGCGCACAGTCCGGAACTGCGCAAGGCGGCGCTCGGCGTGGAACTCGATATCGCCCCCGATTGCCAGGTGCGCCTGGCGGCCGGCAAGCTGTCGCAAATCCTCTCGAACCTGCTGATGAACAGCGCCCGCCATGGCTATCCGCAAGGCGGGCCAGGGCGCATCACGATACGCGCGCGCATCGAGGCGGATGGCGATGACGCGCCTGCGCGCTGGCTGCTGCTGGATTTTTCCGACGACGGCATCGGCCTCGCGCCGGCCGTGCGCGAGCATATGTTTGAACCGTTTTTCACCACCAAGCGGGGCCAGGGCGGCTCCGGCCTGGGCATGCACATCGTCTACACGATCGTGCAGCAACTGGGCGGCCAGGTGTGCGCCATCGACAGCACTCCCGGCTGTCATATACAGATCAGGCTGCCGCTGGCCGGCTAG
- the ntrC gene encoding nitrogen regulation protein NR(I), whose amino-acid sequence MKPIWIVDDDESIRWVLEKALARENLATKSFANARDAIAALEFDTPQVLVSDIRMPGASGLELLQTVKSRFPGLPVIIITAFSDLDSAVAAFQGGAFEYLAKPFDIDKAVELIRRALEESLRETSVESGPSETPEILGQAPAMQEVFRAIGRLSQSNVTVLITGESGSGKELVARALHKHSPRAAQPFIALNTAAIPKDLLESELFGHERGAFTGAQTTRRGRFEQAENGTLFLDEIGDMPFDLQTRLLRVLSDGHFYRVGGHQPMKANVRVITATHQNLEQRVRDGLFREDLYHRLNVIRLRLPSLRERREDIPILVRHFLVQSARQLGVEAKRMSEPTMQFLSSLDLPGNVRQLENLCNWITVMAPGQTVEIKDLPLELTQGQGDGAATVAAGEAAPAAVAHPHGGQVFEAAAPANGAPPGWIGLLELQAAGMLGAGQQEVMAVLGRQFESALIKTALKHTHGRKNDAAVRLGIGRNTITRKISELGIDGAKED is encoded by the coding sequence ATGAAGCCAATCTGGATAGTTGACGACGACGAATCAATCCGCTGGGTGCTGGAAAAAGCCCTGGCGCGGGAAAATCTCGCCACCAAGAGTTTTGCCAATGCGCGCGACGCCATCGCCGCACTGGAATTTGACACGCCGCAAGTGCTCGTGTCCGATATCCGCATGCCGGGCGCATCCGGCCTGGAATTGCTGCAGACGGTCAAGTCGCGTTTTCCCGGCTTGCCGGTCATCATCATCACGGCCTTTTCCGACCTCGATTCGGCCGTCGCAGCCTTCCAGGGCGGCGCCTTCGAATACCTGGCGAAACCCTTCGATATCGACAAGGCCGTCGAGCTGATCCGCCGCGCGCTGGAAGAAAGCCTGCGCGAGACCAGCGTCGAGTCGGGCCCGTCGGAGACGCCGGAAATCCTCGGCCAGGCGCCGGCCATGCAGGAAGTCTTCCGCGCCATCGGCCGCCTGTCGCAATCGAATGTGACCGTGCTGATCACGGGCGAATCCGGTTCCGGCAAGGAACTCGTGGCGCGCGCGCTGCACAAGCACAGCCCGCGCGCGGCGCAGCCGTTCATTGCCCTGAACACGGCGGCGATCCCGAAGGATTTGCTGGAGTCCGAACTGTTCGGCCACGAACGCGGCGCATTTACGGGCGCGCAAACGACGCGCCGGGGCCGCTTCGAGCAAGCCGAGAACGGCACTTTGTTCCTCGATGAAATCGGCGACATGCCGTTCGACCTGCAGACGCGCTTGCTGCGCGTGCTGTCTGACGGCCATTTCTACCGCGTCGGCGGGCATCAGCCCATGAAGGCGAACGTGCGCGTCATTACCGCCACGCACCAGAATCTCGAGCAGCGCGTGCGCGACGGCCTGTTCCGCGAAGACTTGTATCACCGCCTGAACGTGATCCGCCTGCGCCTGCCCAGTTTGAGGGAGCGGCGCGAGGATATCCCCATCCTGGTGCGCCACTTCCTGGTGCAAAGCGCGCGCCAGCTGGGCGTGGAAGCCAAGCGCATGAGCGAGCCGACGATGCAGTTCCTCAGCAGCCTCGATTTGCCCGGCAATGTGCGCCAGCTGGAAAACCTGTGCAACTGGATCACCGTCATGGCGCCGGGCCAGACGGTGGAAATCAAGGACTTGCCGCTGGAATTGACGCAGGGGCAGGGCGATGGCGCGGCCACCGTGGCGGCGGGCGAAGCTGCGCCGGCGGCCGTGGCGCATCCGCATGGCGGCCAGGTCTTCGAGGCGGCCGCACCCGCCAACGGCGCGCCGCCGGGCTGGATCGGTTTACTGGAATTGCAGGCGGCCGGCATGCTGGGGGCAGGGCAGCAGGAGGTCATGGCCGTGCTGGGACGCCAGTTCGAGTCGGCCCTGATCAAGACGGCGCTCAAGCATACGCACGGGCGCAAGAACGATGCCGCCGTGCGCCTGGGCATCGGCCGCAACACCATCACCCGCAAGATATCCGAACTGGGCATCGACGGCGCCAAGGAAGATTGA
- a CDS encoding tetratricopeptide repeat protein — translation MKKITLSFCLMMAFGAVHADDLADAQKSWEAKDFSTAFQKFTKLAKQGNSAAQLQLGEMYGFGEGTTEDVAQATYWLKQAAASGNPEAAASLDLVQQRSARKTDIAYYTTNFDGANVAYGKFNCTHPVIPKVSTKNTEITSVNSAVNAWVDCYGRFVKNLNAAMPITNTIPPDILKLMSNEEFVKADVLISETYKKIANDSQKVADGIIADNVRWKKDTEEFVYNSNAQHKAQLVKLENDNDQEERNLRNLQEMKRIAYKKK, via the coding sequence ATGAAAAAAATTACACTCAGCTTTTGCTTAATGATGGCATTCGGGGCTGTACATGCAGATGACCTTGCCGATGCTCAGAAGTCGTGGGAAGCCAAGGATTTTTCAACTGCGTTCCAGAAGTTCACGAAATTGGCTAAGCAGGGTAACAGTGCCGCGCAATTGCAGCTGGGTGAAATGTACGGTTTTGGTGAAGGCACGACAGAGGACGTAGCGCAGGCGACGTACTGGCTCAAGCAGGCTGCTGCCAGCGGCAACCCGGAAGCGGCCGCATCACTGGATCTGGTGCAACAACGGAGCGCACGCAAAACCGACATCGCTTACTACACTACCAACTTTGACGGTGCCAATGTCGCCTATGGCAAATTTAATTGTACCCATCCAGTAATTCCCAAGGTGTCTACTAAAAATACTGAAATTACTTCGGTGAATTCTGCCGTTAATGCATGGGTGGATTGTTATGGGCGTTTCGTAAAGAATCTGAATGCGGCGATGCCAATAACAAATACTATTCCGCCAGATATCCTTAAGCTGATGAGCAATGAGGAATTTGTCAAGGCAGATGTACTGATTTCTGAGACGTATAAAAAAATAGCAAATGACAGCCAGAAGGTCGCGGATGGAATCATTGCCGATAATGTTCGCTGGAAAAAAGATACTGAAGAATTTGTTTATAACAGCAATGCGCAACATAAAGCCCAGTTGGTGAAATTGGAAAATGATAATGATCAGGAAGAGAGAAACTTGCGCAACCTGCAAGAGATGAAGCGTATTGCATATAAAAAGAAATAA
- a CDS encoding NAD(P)/FAD-dependent oxidoreductase, producing MLRLNEVKLPLEHDEAALPAAILARLGIAAADLLGFTVFKRSYDARKRSAVVLIYSLHVEVRNEAAVLARLQHDVHLMPAPDTDYKFVAGGEQLAGHTNEPRPIVIGTGPCGLFVALILAQMGLRPLILERGKQVRERTVDTFGFWRKRELNPESNVQFGEGGAGTFSDGKLYSQIKDPKHYGRKVLTEFVKAGAPEEIMYVSKPHIGTFRLVKMVEEMRANIERLGGEYRFSSKVVDLDIVPGSDGGQVRGVVLDNGETIASNHVVLAIGHSARDTFEMLHRRGVYIEAKPFSIGFRVEHPQSLIDSCRFGPSAGHPILGAADYKLVHHASNGRSVYSFCMCPGGTVVAAASEPGRLVTNGMSQYSRNERNANSAIVVGITPADYPGDPLAGIALQRELEERAFALGGGNYDAPGQLVGDFVAGRASTEFGSVVPSYKPAVHLTDLAPSLPEYAITALREAFPAFNKQIKGYYKADAVLTGVETRTSSPIRIKRRDDDLQSLNTRGLFPAGEGAGYAGGILSAAVDGIKVAEAVALSMAARG from the coding sequence ATGTTGCGACTCAACGAAGTAAAACTCCCCCTCGAACACGACGAAGCGGCCCTGCCCGCCGCCATCCTGGCGCGCCTGGGCATAGCCGCCGCCGATTTGCTCGGCTTTACCGTCTTCAAACGCAGCTATGACGCGCGCAAGCGCAGCGCCGTGGTGCTGATTTACTCGCTGCACGTTGAAGTCAGGAACGAGGCCGCCGTGCTGGCGCGCCTGCAGCACGATGTGCACCTGATGCCCGCGCCCGACACCGACTATAAATTCGTCGCCGGCGGCGAACAGCTGGCCGGCCACACCAATGAACCGCGCCCCATCGTCATCGGCACGGGCCCCTGCGGCTTGTTCGTGGCGCTGATCCTGGCGCAGATGGGCTTGCGCCCCCTCATCCTGGAGCGGGGCAAGCAGGTGCGCGAACGCACGGTCGACACCTTCGGCTTCTGGCGCAAGCGCGAACTGAACCCGGAATCGAACGTGCAGTTCGGCGAAGGCGGCGCCGGCACCTTTTCCGACGGCAAGCTGTACAGCCAGATCAAGGACCCCAAGCACTACGGCCGCAAGGTCTTGACGGAATTCGTGAAGGCGGGCGCGCCTGAAGAAATCATGTACGTGAGCAAACCGCACATCGGCACCTTCCGCCTGGTCAAGATGGTGGAAGAAATGCGCGCCAATATCGAACGGCTGGGCGGCGAATATCGCTTCAGCAGCAAAGTGGTCGATCTCGACATCGTGCCAGGCAGCGATGGCGGCCAGGTGCGTGGCGTGGTGCTGGACAATGGCGAAACCATCGCCAGCAACCACGTCGTGCTGGCCATCGGCCACAGCGCGCGCGACACCTTCGAGATGCTGCACCGCCGCGGCGTGTACATCGAAGCGAAACCGTTTTCGATCGGCTTCCGCGTGGAACACCCGCAATCCCTGATCGACAGCTGCCGCTTCGGACCCAGCGCGGGCCACCCGATCCTGGGCGCGGCCGACTACAAGCTGGTGCACCATGCCAGCAATGGCCGTTCCGTCTACAGCTTCTGCATGTGCCCGGGCGGCACCGTGGTGGCGGCCGCGTCGGAACCGGGGCGCCTGGTGACGAACGGCATGAGCCAGTATTCGCGCAACGAGCGCAACGCCAACAGCGCCATCGTGGTCGGCATCACGCCGGCCGACTACCCGGGCGACCCGCTGGCCGGCATCGCCCTGCAACGCGAACTGGAAGAGCGCGCGTTTGCCCTGGGAGGCGGCAACTACGATGCGCCAGGGCAATTGGTCGGCGACTTCGTCGCAGGCCGCGCCTCGACCGAATTTGGCAGCGTGGTGCCATCGTACAAGCCGGCCGTACACTTGACGGACCTGGCGCCATCACTGCCCGAATACGCGATCACGGCCCTGCGCGAAGCGTTTCCTGCGTTCAACAAACAGATCAAGGGCTATTACAAGGCCGACGCCGTGCTGACGGGCGTGGAAACGCGCACCTCTTCGCCGATCCGCATCAAGCGCCGCGACGACGACCTGCAAAGCCTGAATACACGGGGACTGTTCCCCGCGGGCGAAGGCGCCGGCTATGCGGGCGGCATCCTGTCGGCGGCCGTCGACGGCATCAAGGTGGCTGAAGCGGTGGCCCTGTCGATGGCGGCGCGCGGCTAA
- a CDS encoding TonB-dependent receptor plug domain-containing protein → MLKETVISHAVRIVCAGGVAAALSVASQSAIAQDAQGADTQIQRVEVTGSSIKRIAAEGALPVTVLTAEAIRTSGATSVTDLVKKLSSAQGATSESSSVGGSTFGFSGISVHNVGETRTLVLLNGKRLAQFGGQTLTGFAAGFDLNSIPISAIQRVELLTDGASALYGADAIAGVVNFITKHDTTEGDVSIGYSAPKNGAREKRISATKGFGNLEDDGYNVVLTFGHDERDKLASVDRKFASTGKVQFSANGKRYQKQQFSASPIPANATDDNGQLISPFQKSNGSCPEKTFRVIEPYNDGSGLVDDYCGYDFTKDLEIYPERKRDNFMASGTFKIAGHEVFADVLLSRTKQTSRIAPVPGAIAVDAGTPLHDKYLLPIGITGDSTAFYRLFDMGQRTSKDTADFASVVVGTRGVAAGWDYNASYNFSESRVKGSISGYPGAIAVNNLTSSGLLDPFVGPGKQSTAAQEAIKSATFSGYWDGGTSRLQTINLNGSTEVRRLAGGAMMLGVGANINREEFSAKPSPFAQGILADPVKGTLCGGTTGLECDQRFGDAASSQPYSASRTSKGIFGEVIAPVLKELELGAALRFDDFSDFGGATTAKASFKWTPAPTLLIRGSVGNGFHAPTVPQVNALQRGYGVTSDKYTCSPALQAIATRLNAQCQPGNRQYDQLAGGNRDLQPEKSKQATIGFRYEPISAITLGADLWHVQIRDSFGQLTEQLVFANPANFPKSWGVNKDVGTGTTYLAFLADNQNLGKSFATGVDIDVSARYRSGIGLFTSQLNATQMLREDVQLERDGQYYSALGNFADLGTVTFRTRGQWTNTLKTGNWANSLTVNFLSGYKDQETSVDVLDASGAVTGQEKIRMKVGFYSTLDWQTVWTPSKSWVLTAGVLNLTDKSPPFVPSTSGANRGQQFGYDDRYYDPRGRTGYLNASYKF, encoded by the coding sequence ATGCTTAAAGAAACCGTCATCTCCCATGCCGTGCGCATCGTTTGCGCTGGCGGCGTGGCAGCGGCGCTGTCCGTTGCGTCACAGTCGGCGATCGCGCAGGATGCGCAAGGGGCCGATACGCAGATCCAGCGCGTGGAAGTCACGGGCTCGTCGATCAAGCGCATCGCCGCCGAAGGCGCCTTGCCGGTCACCGTCCTGACCGCTGAAGCCATCCGCACCTCGGGCGCCACCTCGGTCACCGATCTGGTCAAGAAACTCTCTTCCGCCCAGGGCGCCACCAGTGAAAGTTCCTCGGTGGGCGGCAGCACCTTTGGTTTCTCCGGTATTTCCGTGCATAACGTGGGTGAGACGCGTACGCTCGTCTTGCTGAACGGCAAGCGCCTGGCCCAGTTCGGCGGCCAGACGCTGACCGGTTTTGCCGCCGGTTTCGATTTGAATTCGATTCCCATTTCAGCCATTCAGCGCGTCGAACTGCTGACTGACGGCGCCTCCGCGCTGTACGGCGCCGACGCCATTGCCGGCGTGGTCAACTTCATTACCAAGCACGACACGACAGAAGGCGATGTGTCCATCGGCTACTCCGCACCAAAAAACGGTGCGCGTGAGAAACGCATCAGCGCCACCAAGGGCTTTGGCAACCTGGAAGACGATGGCTACAATGTGGTGCTGACCTTTGGCCACGACGAGCGCGACAAGCTCGCTTCCGTCGACCGCAAGTTCGCCAGCACGGGCAAGGTGCAATTCTCGGCCAACGGCAAGCGCTATCAGAAGCAGCAATTCTCGGCCAGCCCGATTCCGGCCAATGCCACCGATGACAATGGCCAGTTGATCAGTCCTTTCCAGAAGAGCAACGGATCCTGTCCCGAGAAGACGTTCCGCGTGATCGAACCGTATAACGATGGCAGCGGCCTGGTCGATGACTACTGCGGCTACGATTTCACCAAGGATCTGGAAATCTATCCGGAGCGCAAGCGTGACAACTTCATGGCCTCGGGCACGTTCAAGATTGCCGGCCACGAAGTGTTTGCGGACGTGCTGCTGTCGCGCACCAAGCAAACCTCGCGTATCGCGCCCGTCCCTGGCGCCATTGCCGTGGATGCAGGCACGCCCCTGCATGACAAGTATTTATTGCCAATCGGTATTACTGGCGACAGCACGGCTTTTTACCGGCTGTTCGACATGGGCCAGCGTACCTCGAAGGATACGGCTGACTTCGCCAGCGTGGTGGTCGGTACGCGCGGCGTCGCTGCCGGCTGGGATTACAACGCCTCGTACAACTTCTCGGAAAGCCGCGTAAAAGGCAGTATTTCCGGCTATCCTGGCGCCATCGCCGTCAATAATCTCACGTCAAGCGGCTTGCTCGACCCCTTCGTCGGCCCGGGAAAGCAGTCCACTGCGGCGCAGGAAGCCATCAAAAGCGCCACTTTCTCCGGTTACTGGGATGGCGGCACCTCGCGCCTGCAAACCATCAATTTGAATGGGTCGACGGAAGTGCGGCGTCTGGCTGGCGGCGCCATGATGTTGGGCGTGGGCGCCAACATCAACCGCGAGGAATTCTCGGCCAAGCCGAGCCCGTTTGCGCAAGGCATCCTGGCCGATCCCGTAAAAGGCACTTTGTGCGGCGGTACGACGGGCCTGGAATGCGACCAGCGTTTCGGCGACGCGGCCAGCAGCCAGCCATACAGCGCCAGCCGCACCTCGAAGGGCATCTTTGGCGAAGTTATCGCACCTGTGCTGAAAGAACTGGAACTGGGTGCGGCCTTGCGTTTCGATGACTTCTCGGACTTCGGCGGCGCCACCACGGCCAAGGCCAGTTTCAAGTGGACACCGGCGCCCACCTTGCTGATCCGCGGTTCGGTCGGTAATGGCTTCCATGCGCCGACCGTGCCGCAAGTGAATGCCTTGCAGCGCGGCTATGGTGTCACCAGCGACAAGTACACGTGCTCGCCAGCCTTGCAAGCCATCGCCACGCGCCTGAATGCACAATGCCAGCCAGGCAATCGCCAGTACGATCAGCTGGCCGGCGGCAACCGCGACTTGCAGCCCGAGAAATCGAAACAGGCGACCATCGGTTTCCGTTACGAGCCGATCAGCGCCATCACCCTGGGCGCCGACCTGTGGCATGTGCAGATCCGCGATTCCTTCGGCCAGCTGACGGAACAGCTGGTATTCGCCAATCCGGCCAACTTCCCGAAATCCTGGGGCGTCAACAAGGACGTGGGCACGGGGACGACCTACCTGGCCTTCCTGGCGGATAACCAGAACCTCGGTAAATCGTTTGCCACCGGCGTCGATATCGACGTCAGCGCCCGTTACCGCTCCGGCATCGGCCTGTTCACGTCGCAGCTGAATGCGACGCAGATGCTGCGCGAGGATGTGCAGCTGGAACGCGATGGCCAATATTATTCGGCGCTGGGCAACTTCGCCGATCTGGGCACGGTGACTTTCCGCACGCGCGGCCAGTGGACGAATACCCTGAAAACGGGCAACTGGGCCAATTCGCTGACGGTCAACTTCCTGTCCGGCTACAAGGACCAGGAAACGTCGGTCGACGTGCTTGACGCTTCGGGCGCAGTGACGGGCCAGGAAAAGATCCGCATGAAAGTGGGCTTCTATTCGACGCTCGACTGGCAAACGGTATGGACGCCCAGCAAGAGCTGGGTCCTCACCGCAGGCGTGCTGAACTTGACCGACAAGAGCCCGCCATTCGTGCCATCGACGTCTGGCGCGAACCGCGGCCAGCAATTCGGCTATGACGACCGCTACTACGATCCGCGCGGCCGCACTGGCTACCTGAATGCCTCGTACAAGTTTTAA